A region of Curvibacter sp. AEP1-3 DNA encodes the following proteins:
- a CDS encoding NAD(P)-dependent oxidoreductase, which translates to MPNINDKTYEPSPAYSVAFLGLGVMGYPMAGHLARAGHQVAVYNRTAIKSIAWCEEFADASSQLGAHSHAATPRETVQNADIVFCCVGNDADLRSVVLGADGAFAGMKTGAIFVDHTTASADVARELSAVAQTRGLQFIDAPVSGGQAGAQNGMLTVMCGGDATAFEAVKPVAMAFSRAFTLLGDSGSGQLAKMVNQICIAGLVQGLSEAVAFGQRAGLDMNQVLDVIGKGAAQSWQLDNRGKTMVADKFDFGFAVDWMRKDLGLVLDEAKRNGARLPVTALVDQFYADVQLMGGNRWDTSSLIKRLK; encoded by the coding sequence ATGCCAAACATCAACGACAAAACCTACGAACCCTCCCCAGCTTACTCGGTTGCCTTTCTGGGCTTGGGGGTCATGGGCTATCCCATGGCCGGTCATTTGGCCCGCGCAGGCCACCAAGTGGCCGTTTACAACCGGACCGCTATTAAATCCATAGCATGGTGCGAAGAATTTGCGGACGCCAGCAGCCAATTGGGCGCCCATTCGCACGCAGCTACCCCGCGTGAGACAGTGCAGAACGCAGACATCGTGTTTTGCTGCGTCGGCAACGATGCGGATTTGCGCAGCGTTGTCTTGGGTGCAGATGGCGCCTTTGCGGGCATGAAGACCGGCGCCATTTTTGTGGACCACACCACCGCTTCTGCCGACGTGGCACGCGAGCTGAGCGCGGTAGCCCAAACGCGGGGCCTGCAATTCATAGACGCCCCGGTGTCCGGTGGACAAGCGGGCGCACAAAACGGCATGCTCACCGTGATGTGCGGTGGAGACGCCACTGCCTTTGAAGCGGTCAAACCGGTGGCCATGGCCTTTTCCCGGGCGTTCACGCTCTTGGGGGACAGCGGCTCAGGCCAACTGGCAAAGATGGTGAACCAGATTTGCATTGCCGGGTTGGTACAAGGCTTGTCGGAAGCGGTAGCTTTCGGTCAGCGCGCCGGGCTGGACATGAACCAGGTGCTGGACGTCATCGGCAAGGGTGCTGCGCAAAGCTGGCAGCTGGATAACCGTGGCAAGACCATGGTGGCAGACAAGTTTGACTTCGGCTTTGCGGTGGACTGGATGCGCAAGGACCTGGGTTTGGTGCTGGACGAAGCCAAGCGCAACGGTGCCCGCCTGCCGGTGACGGCGCTGGTCGACCAGTTCTATGCCGATGTGCAACTTATGGGTGGCAACCGCTGGGACACCAGCAGCTTGATCAAGCGGCTCAAGTAA
- a CDS encoding BON domain-containing protein, translating to MKKIVSRIVIGTLLASSLSGCFPLLVGGAVVGGSLVATDRRTSGSLVEDEGIELRASSRIRENLGERVHVNVTSYNRQVLLTGEVPNLQDKQLVEKIVSGVDNVRNIVNELDVMGNSTLTQRSSDSLVTGRAKAALVDAKDLFASAFKLTTERGTVYVMGRVTAREAKRATDIISNTSGVQRVVRILEIISEEELARTLPQQPPAEQKK from the coding sequence ATGAAAAAAATCGTCTCCCGTATTGTTATCGGTACCTTGCTTGCATCCAGCTTGAGCGGCTGCTTCCCCCTGCTGGTGGGTGGCGCAGTAGTAGGTGGAAGCCTGGTCGCTACGGACCGCCGCACTTCCGGCAGTTTGGTGGAGGATGAAGGCATTGAATTGCGCGCCTCCAGCCGCATCCGCGAAAACCTGGGCGAGCGCGTGCACGTGAACGTGACCAGCTACAACCGCCAGGTACTGTTGACCGGCGAAGTGCCCAACCTGCAGGACAAACAGCTGGTAGAAAAAATTGTGTCCGGCGTCGACAACGTGCGCAACATCGTGAACGAGCTGGACGTGATGGGCAATTCCACCCTGACCCAGCGCTCTTCAGATTCGCTGGTGACAGGCCGTGCCAAAGCCGCCCTGGTGGATGCCAAAGACCTGTTTGCCAGTGCCTTCAAATTGACCACCGAGCGTGGCACCGTGTACGTGATGGGCCGGGTCACCGCACGCGAAGCCAAGCGCGCCACCGACATCATCAGCAACACCAGCGGCGTACAGCGTGTGGTGCGGATTCTGGAAATCATTTCCGAAGAAGAGTTGGCCCGTACCCTGCCGCAGCAACCCCCTGCCGAACAGAAGAAGTAA
- a CDS encoding phosphoheptose isomerase: MLEQRIQQHFIDSADLKYQSAQGLSKPIADAVQAMLACVTSGGKVLACGNGGSAADAQHFAAEFVGRFERERPELGAIALTTDTSIITAIANDYDYNVIFSRQVRALGAPGDVLLAISTSGNSANVLAAIEAAHEREMVVVGLTGKGGGKMAQVLRDTDVHICVPHDRTARIQEVHILALHCICDAVDAQLLGEQEPQS; the protein is encoded by the coding sequence ATGCTGGAACAACGTATACAACAACACTTTATTGACAGCGCGGACCTCAAATACCAATCCGCGCAGGGCTTGAGCAAGCCCATCGCAGACGCAGTGCAAGCCATGCTGGCCTGCGTCACCAGTGGCGGCAAAGTGCTGGCCTGCGGTAACGGTGGATCGGCGGCAGACGCCCAACACTTCGCTGCAGAATTTGTGGGTAGGTTCGAACGTGAACGCCCCGAGCTCGGCGCCATTGCACTGACCACAGACACCTCCATCATCACCGCGATTGCCAACGATTACGACTACAACGTGATCTTCTCCCGCCAGGTGCGCGCCTTGGGTGCGCCCGGTGATGTGTTGCTGGCCATCTCGACCAGTGGCAATTCGGCCAATGTGCTGGCGGCCATTGAAGCCGCGCACGAGCGCGAAATGGTAGTGGTCGGGCTGACCGGCAAAGGCGGCGGCAAGATGGCCCAAGTGCTTCGCGATACCGATGTGCACATTTGTGTGCCTCACGACCGCACGGCTCGTATTCAAGAAGTCCATATTTTGGCGCTGCACTGCATCTGTGACGCAGTCGACGCCCAACTCCTCGGTGAACAGGAACCCCAATCATGA
- a CDS encoding YraN family protein, with amino-acid sequence MGLLPSRPARATTKQVGDAAEEQALGFLQAKGLQFVAHNYRTPGRGGGEIDLILRDKDGTLVFVEVRKRNRTDHGGAAASIGHVKQRRIIFAARHYLLTLRTMPPCRFDVVVIDGDAVEWLRAAFDAS; translated from the coding sequence ATGGGCTTACTTCCATCACGACCGGCCCGGGCCACCACCAAACAGGTTGGTGATGCGGCAGAAGAGCAGGCCTTGGGTTTTTTGCAAGCCAAAGGGCTGCAATTCGTTGCGCACAATTATCGGACGCCCGGCCGGGGTGGCGGAGAAATCGACCTCATCCTTCGCGATAAGGACGGAACCCTGGTCTTTGTGGAGGTGCGCAAGCGCAACCGCACCGACCACGGCGGAGCTGCTGCCAGCATCGGGCATGTGAAGCAGCGGCGCATCATCTTCGCCGCCAGGCACTACTTGTTGACCTTGCGCACCATGCCACCTTGCCGGTTTGACGTGGTGGTGATTGACGGTGATGCGGTGGAATGGCTGCGCGCGGCCTTTGACGCATCCTGA
- the rsmI gene encoding 16S rRNA (cytidine(1402)-2'-O)-methyltransferase, which yields MSASFSSAIQAAKDSAGEQHYPQGCLYVVATPIGNLADITLRALHVLGLADCIACEDTRHTQQMLRAYGIDKAGSGLMAVHQHNETEAAQTVIARLREGQRVAYVSDAGTPGVSDPGARLVAQVRAHGLRVVPLPGASSVVTAISVAGLVAAGEGHGGFVFRGFLSSKATERANEVVAIAAQPDAVVLLEAPHRLEALAKALAPLGARKVTVGRELTKQFEEVATVDASEFRAWLAADANRLRGEFALVIHPAAAAASTADDRVLSLLLEQLPLKSAVKLAADITGEPRNALYERALLLKQGSTSED from the coding sequence ATGAGTGCGTCTTTTTCTTCAGCCATCCAAGCCGCCAAGGATTCGGCCGGTGAGCAGCATTATCCGCAAGGCTGCCTCTATGTGGTCGCCACGCCCATCGGCAATCTGGCAGACATCACCCTGCGTGCCCTGCACGTGCTGGGACTTGCCGATTGCATCGCCTGCGAAGACACACGCCACACCCAACAAATGCTGCGCGCCTATGGCATCGACAAAGCGGGCTCAGGCCTGATGGCCGTGCACCAGCACAACGAAACCGAAGCCGCGCAGACGGTGATCGCCCGCCTGCGGGAAGGCCAACGCGTGGCCTATGTGAGCGACGCCGGCACACCCGGCGTGAGTGACCCCGGCGCACGGCTGGTGGCACAAGTGCGGGCGCATGGCTTGCGCGTTGTTCCCCTGCCGGGAGCAAGCAGCGTGGTGACGGCTATTTCTGTTGCCGGTCTGGTCGCTGCGGGCGAAGGCCATGGCGGTTTTGTTTTCCGGGGCTTTCTGTCTTCCAAGGCCACCGAACGCGCGAACGAGGTGGTGGCGATTGCCGCCCAGCCCGACGCAGTGGTGCTGCTCGAGGCTCCGCACCGGCTGGAAGCGCTGGCCAAAGCGCTTGCACCCCTGGGCGCACGCAAAGTCACGGTAGGCCGTGAGTTGACCAAGCAGTTTGAAGAGGTGGCCACTGTCGATGCGAGCGAGTTCCGCGCATGGTTGGCCGCAGATGCCAACCGCTTGCGCGGCGAGTTCGCGCTGGTGATACACCCTGCGGCTGCGGCCGCCAGCACGGCGGATGACCGCGTGCTGAGCTTGCTGCTGGAGCAATTGCCGCTTAAATCAGCCGTGAAGCTGGCGGCAGACATCACCGGCGAGCCGCGCAACGCGCTGTACGAACGGGCCCTGCTGCTCAAGCAAGGCTCCACCAGCGAAGACTAG
- a CDS encoding 2-dehydro-3-deoxy-6-phosphogalactonate aldolase, translating to MTSVFPLLAQARQLPLIAILRGLKPEEALDIGQALYKAGFRTLEVPLNRPGAIECIAALVGGLGADALIGGGTMLTLAHVEAVHAAGGRLMVSPNCEPAVIRRAVELGMLAAPGVATPTEAFAALAAGAHALKLFPAESLGHGGLKALKSVVSTGTDLWPVGGITPESMGPWVKAGATGFGIGSQLYAPGVTAAQVHERASAYVQAWQATKA from the coding sequence ATGACTTCCGTTTTTCCCTTGTTGGCGCAAGCCCGTCAATTGCCCTTGATTGCCATTCTGCGTGGGCTCAAGCCTGAAGAGGCACTGGATATCGGACAGGCCTTGTATAAGGCTGGATTCCGTACTCTCGAAGTACCGCTGAATCGACCCGGTGCTATCGAATGCATAGCTGCTCTCGTAGGTGGATTGGGGGCTGACGCTCTGATTGGCGGTGGAACCATGTTGACTTTGGCCCATGTGGAAGCCGTGCATGCAGCGGGTGGCCGCTTGATGGTTTCGCCCAATTGCGAACCGGCTGTAATCCGCCGTGCCGTGGAGTTGGGCATGCTGGCAGCCCCTGGTGTGGCGACCCCCACCGAAGCCTTTGCCGCGTTGGCGGCCGGCGCGCATGCATTGAAGCTGTTCCCCGCAGAGTCGCTGGGGCACGGGGGCTTGAAGGCGCTCAAGTCTGTAGTATCGACCGGGACCGACCTCTGGCCGGTGGGCGGCATCACTCCCGAGAGCATGGGGCCTTGGGTCAAAGCCGGCGCCACAGGCTTCGGCATCGGCAGCCAGTTGTATGCACCGGGCGTCACTGCGGCGCAGGTTCACGAGCGTGCCAGCGCCTATGTGCAGGCCTGGCAAGCCACCAAGGCCTAG
- a CDS encoding 2-dehydro-3-deoxygalactonokinase: protein MSLKPSASIVGVDWGTTHRRAYAITPSGECLSDMSDSDGAMACKGRFSQALVAAMDQLNTTPSLVVASGMVGSALGWHEVPYVDASVPLHALAEHAFRVPDAPAAAPVLLLPGYCIRNSAGVPDVMRGEETQLLGAWAMGHQSGWFVLPGTHSKWVLLQDGVVRKLRTYMTGELYDLLRKHGTLAAAAGGQAEWDDAAFAAGVDAAGAHALSHVLFSARARVVSKDMPAQSTASYLSGVLIGTELKDVLGVDTGEVPTFQLIGSPQLAELYQKAASRLGCRFDILDARQAFLAAVQHIHSHWSA from the coding sequence ATGTCTTTGAAACCTTCTGCGTCCATTGTCGGTGTGGATTGGGGGACCACCCACCGCCGCGCCTATGCCATCACCCCATCCGGCGAATGCCTGAGCGACATGAGCGACAGCGATGGCGCCATGGCGTGCAAAGGCCGCTTTTCGCAGGCATTGGTTGCTGCGATGGATCAACTCAACACCACGCCTTCGCTGGTGGTTGCGTCGGGCATGGTTGGCAGTGCACTGGGCTGGCACGAAGTGCCGTATGTGGATGCCTCGGTACCGCTGCATGCACTTGCGGAACACGCGTTTCGCGTGCCGGATGCACCTGCCGCCGCGCCCGTGTTGCTCTTGCCGGGCTATTGCATCCGCAACTCGGCGGGCGTGCCGGACGTGATGCGCGGGGAGGAAACGCAGCTTTTGGGCGCGTGGGCTATGGGGCACCAATCGGGCTGGTTTGTGTTGCCCGGCACGCATAGCAAATGGGTGCTGCTGCAAGACGGCGTGGTACGCAAACTGCGCACTTACATGACAGGCGAACTCTACGACTTGCTGCGCAAGCACGGCACGCTGGCCGCTGCAGCGGGCGGACAGGCAGAGTGGGACGACGCAGCGTTTGCAGCGGGCGTGGATGCGGCAGGTGCCCATGCGTTGAGCCATGTGTTGTTCAGTGCAAGAGCGCGGGTGGTCAGCAAAGACATGCCGGCGCAGTCCACTGCGTCTTATTTGAGCGGGGTCCTGATCGGTACCGAGCTGAAAGATGTCCTCGGCGTGGACACGGGCGAAGTCCCCACCTTCCAGTTGATCGGGTCCCCCCAGCTTGCAGAGCTGTACCAAAAAGCGGCTTCGCGCCTGGGCTGCCGCTTTGACATTCTGGATGCCCGCCAGGCCTTTCTCGCAGCGGTGCAACACATTCATTCTCATTGGAGCGCTTGA